One Curtobacterium sp. MCLR17_007 DNA window includes the following coding sequences:
- a CDS encoding alkene reductase: MKLFEPTSLGALQLSNRIVMAPLTRTRAGEHGIPNDLLVEHYRQRAGLGMIITEGTWPVQEGRSYPGQPGIETDEQIAGWRRVADAVHAEGGTIVMQLMHGGRVSHTSISATPRIVGPSAVAAPGQTHLADGSKADMPVPHELTTDEVAEVVQQFAQSARNAIAAGLDGVEVHGANGYLVHEFMSPVSNTRTDQYGGSPEARARFAIEVTTAVAEAVGADRTGIRLSPEHGIQGVIEDDAADVRATYTAVAEGLAPLGLAFIDVLHAEPTGDLVQHIRRTAGAPFVVNSGFSSLTTRDEAIALVDADQADAVAVGRMAIANPDLAHRWERDTELNEPRPELFYGASAEGYTDYPTLAEVRATA; this comes from the coding sequence GTGAAGCTCTTCGAACCCACCTCCCTCGGCGCCCTGCAGCTGTCGAACCGCATCGTCATGGCCCCGCTCACCCGCACCCGCGCCGGCGAGCACGGCATCCCGAACGACCTGCTCGTCGAGCACTACCGCCAGCGCGCGGGGCTCGGCATGATCATCACCGAGGGCACCTGGCCCGTCCAGGAAGGCCGCTCCTACCCCGGTCAGCCCGGCATCGAGACGGACGAGCAGATCGCCGGCTGGCGCCGCGTCGCCGACGCCGTGCACGCCGAGGGCGGCACCATCGTCATGCAGCTCATGCACGGTGGCCGCGTCTCGCACACGTCGATCTCCGCCACCCCGCGCATCGTCGGCCCGAGCGCCGTCGCCGCACCGGGACAGACCCACCTGGCCGACGGCTCGAAGGCGGACATGCCGGTCCCCCACGAGCTGACCACGGACGAGGTCGCCGAGGTCGTCCAGCAGTTCGCGCAGTCCGCACGCAACGCGATCGCCGCCGGGCTCGACGGGGTCGAGGTCCACGGTGCCAACGGGTACCTGGTACACGAGTTCATGTCCCCGGTGTCGAACACCCGCACCGACCAGTACGGCGGCTCCCCCGAGGCCCGCGCGCGCTTCGCCATCGAGGTCACGACCGCGGTCGCCGAGGCCGTCGGCGCGGACCGCACCGGCATCCGCCTGTCGCCGGAGCACGGCATCCAGGGCGTCATCGAGGACGACGCCGCAGACGTCCGCGCCACCTACACGGCCGTCGCCGAGGGTCTGGCCCCGCTGGGCCTGGCGTTCATCGACGTCCTGCACGCCGAGCCGACCGGTGACCTCGTGCAGCACATCCGTCGCACCGCGGGCGCCCCGTTCGTCGTCAACTCGGGCTTCTCGTCGCTGACCACCCGCGACGAGGCCATCGCCCTGGTCGACGCCGACCAGGCGGACGCCGTGGCCGTCGGCCGGATGGCGATCGCCAACCCGGACCTCGCACACCGCTGGGAGCGCGACACGGAGCTCAACGAGCCCCGGCCGGAGCTGTTCTACGGGGCGAGCGCCGAGGGCTACACGGACTACCCGACGCTGGCCGAGGTGCGCGCGACGGCCTAG
- a CDS encoding TetR/AcrR family transcriptional regulator, translating into MTLSIDRRAALKAKHRAAILQAARELVDERGGRGFSVDELAERADVARRTVFNHFSSLDEILLTVCEEVLSVIIDRFLADMANTPVGDGTRSAMFDELESAARGADLAPAIVRMQTILGEPDEETDAKAAVLTQTAFTRVTGRLRDEVARRHPAADALDAALLVESLMSGIVVIAEHWLTTTGPRLDQAALDDWDALLARLVHSVRSGYMADH; encoded by the coding sequence GTGACCCTGTCGATCGACCGCCGTGCCGCCCTCAAGGCGAAGCACCGTGCTGCGATCCTGCAGGCCGCGCGGGAACTGGTCGACGAGCGCGGTGGCCGGGGTTTCAGCGTCGACGAGCTCGCGGAGCGGGCCGACGTCGCCCGTCGCACGGTGTTCAACCACTTCTCCTCGCTCGACGAGATCCTGCTGACCGTCTGCGAAGAAGTCCTCAGTGTGATCATCGACCGGTTCCTCGCCGACATGGCGAACACACCCGTCGGTGACGGAACCCGGTCGGCGATGTTCGACGAGCTCGAGTCGGCCGCCCGCGGAGCCGACCTCGCACCCGCGATCGTCCGGATGCAGACGATCCTCGGCGAGCCCGACGAGGAGACGGACGCCAAGGCCGCCGTGCTGACGCAGACGGCGTTCACCCGGGTCACCGGCCGGCTCCGCGACGAGGTCGCCCGCCGGCACCCCGCCGCCGACGCCCTCGATGCCGCGCTGCTCGTCGAGTCGCTCATGAGCGGCATCGTCGTCATCGCGGAACACTGGCTCACGACGACGGGCCCGCGCCTCGACCAAGCTGCCCTCGACGACTGGGACGCCTTGCTCGCGCGACTCGTGCACAGCGTCCGCAGCGGCTACATGGCCGACCACTAG
- a CDS encoding MarR family transcriptional regulator — MARTDLDPLALDRQLCFALAATSRSVIGLYRDLLEPMGLTHPQYLVMLALWEHDPRSVREIASELRLDSATLSPLLKRLEASGYVRRTRSTADERQLEVTLTTAGRALRDRARTVPVTIAERLGWPLSRLEALKDELTALLELVDTV, encoded by the coding sequence ATGGCCCGCACCGACCTCGACCCGCTCGCCCTCGACCGACAGCTCTGCTTCGCGCTTGCGGCGACCAGCCGCAGCGTCATCGGGCTGTACCGCGACCTGCTCGAGCCGATGGGCCTGACGCACCCGCAGTACCTCGTGATGCTCGCACTCTGGGAGCACGACCCGCGCTCGGTCCGCGAGATCGCCAGCGAGCTGCGGCTGGACTCGGCGACGCTCAGCCCGCTGCTCAAGCGACTGGAAGCCTCCGGGTACGTGCGGCGGACGCGCAGCACCGCCGACGAACGGCAGCTCGAGGTGACGCTCACGACGGCAGGACGTGCCCTCCGGGACCGCGCCCGCACGGTGCCGGTGACGATCGCCGAGCGCCTCGGGTGGCCGCTGTCGCGCCTCGAGGCCCTGAAGGACGAGCTCACCGCGCTGCTGGAACTCGTCGACACGGTGTGA
- a CDS encoding dienelactone hydrolase family protein, producing MTTIDDVLQTVPEPAGADIRVEPVRYDHDGTALLGVLAKDAAVSGPRPGVLVIHDWHGVNEHVEARVTMLARLGYVAFGADVYGEGVRPGDDTAGQVAGSYYQDLPLMRARVQAGLDRLRADPDVDHSRIVVMGYCFGGSAALELARTGADLAGAVSFHGGLIAHDPSDASAIRAKLLVMTGAVDPVVPDDAVQAWEDEMRAVPDLDWQVVTYAGAMHAFAVPETDAPDHGAQYQARADRRSWQALEVFLAEVFGEELATV from the coding sequence ATGACCACGATCGACGACGTCCTGCAGACCGTCCCCGAACCCGCCGGAGCCGACATCCGTGTCGAGCCCGTCCGCTACGACCACGACGGGACCGCGCTCCTCGGGGTCCTCGCCAAGGACGCCGCCGTGTCGGGTCCGCGGCCCGGCGTGCTCGTCATCCACGACTGGCACGGCGTGAACGAGCACGTCGAGGCCCGCGTGACGATGCTCGCGCGCCTGGGGTACGTGGCGTTCGGCGCCGACGTGTACGGCGAGGGCGTCCGACCTGGCGACGACACCGCCGGCCAGGTCGCCGGCTCGTACTACCAGGACCTGCCGCTCATGCGTGCCCGGGTGCAGGCGGGCCTCGACCGGCTCCGCGCCGACCCCGACGTCGACCACTCCCGGATCGTGGTGATGGGCTACTGCTTCGGCGGCTCCGCGGCGCTCGAACTCGCCCGGACCGGTGCCGACCTCGCCGGGGCGGTGTCCTTCCACGGCGGGCTGATCGCCCACGACCCGTCCGACGCGTCGGCGATCCGGGCGAAGCTGCTCGTGATGACCGGTGCCGTCGACCCGGTCGTGCCCGATGACGCGGTCCAGGCGTGGGAGGACGAGATGCGCGCCGTCCCCGACCTCGACTGGCAGGTCGTGACGTACGCCGGGGCGATGCACGCCTTCGCGGTGCCGGAGACGGACGCACCCGACCACGGCGCGCAGTACCAGGCCCGGGCCGACCGCCGCTCGTGGCAGGCGCTCGAGGTGTTCCTCGCCGAGGTGTTCGGCGAGGAGCTCGCCACCGTCTGA
- a CDS encoding glucose-6-phosphate dehydrogenase, whose product MASLQTTLLILGASGDLSKRLLLPGLATLLEVKEDWDIQLVGAGVEDISDADWKQLVHDSFENAQASKNEEDEGASGSKPLPKRLQDVIDASSYRKADVTSADDLRALLADCHHDPAVYFALPPAVTEKSCAVLKDLDLPTGTRLALEKPFGTDVASAEHLNALLLSFLPEERIHRVDHFLGRATVLNLLGLRFANRIIEPLLSSAHVERVDIVYDETLGLEGRARYYDKAGALVDMIQSHLLQVMAVVAMEAPASIDADDLRTQKELVLRAVRPWGGDPLTAGKRARYTAGTVGDRSMPSYVDEDGVDPSIGTETLAQIQLEIANWRWAGVPFTLRSGKALGAQRREIVITFKDSPHVPDGLTGVQRPDRLRIWIAPDKMDLELNVNGPGDPYTIDHTVLETTFNPGRLSAYGEVLAGVLEGDATLSVRGDSAVQGWKVVEPFLTAWKAGKVDLDDYAAGSEGPDGWDNIDC is encoded by the coding sequence ATGGCGAGCCTCCAGACCACCCTCCTCATCCTCGGCGCCAGTGGCGACCTCTCCAAGCGCCTGCTGCTGCCGGGCCTCGCGACCCTGCTGGAGGTGAAGGAGGACTGGGACATCCAGCTCGTCGGCGCCGGCGTCGAGGACATCTCGGACGCCGACTGGAAGCAACTGGTTCACGACTCGTTCGAGAACGCACAGGCCTCCAAGAACGAAGAGGACGAGGGTGCCTCCGGGTCGAAGCCGCTGCCGAAGCGCCTGCAGGACGTCATCGACGCCTCGTCGTACCGCAAGGCCGACGTCACGAGCGCCGACGACCTCCGGGCACTGCTGGCCGACTGCCACCACGACCCCGCCGTGTACTTCGCGCTGCCGCCAGCCGTCACCGAGAAGAGCTGCGCCGTCCTCAAGGACCTCGACCTGCCGACCGGCACCCGCCTGGCGCTCGAGAAGCCCTTCGGCACCGACGTCGCCAGCGCCGAGCACCTCAACGCCCTGCTCCTGTCGTTCCTGCCTGAGGAGCGCATCCACCGCGTCGACCACTTCCTGGGCCGCGCCACCGTCCTCAACCTGCTCGGACTGCGCTTCGCGAACCGCATCATCGAGCCGTTGCTGTCGTCGGCGCACGTCGAGCGCGTCGACATCGTCTACGACGAGACCCTCGGGCTCGAGGGCCGTGCGCGCTACTACGACAAGGCCGGCGCCTTGGTCGACATGATCCAGAGCCACCTGCTGCAGGTGATGGCCGTCGTCGCCATGGAAGCTCCCGCGTCGATCGACGCCGACGACCTGCGCACCCAGAAGGAACTCGTGCTCCGCGCCGTGCGGCCGTGGGGCGGCGACCCGCTCACCGCCGGCAAGCGTGCGCGCTACACCGCCGGCACGGTCGGTGACCGCTCGATGCCCTCCTACGTCGACGAGGACGGGGTCGACCCGTCGATCGGCACCGAGACCCTGGCGCAGATCCAGCTCGAGATCGCGAACTGGCGCTGGGCGGGCGTGCCGTTCACGCTGCGGTCCGGCAAGGCCCTCGGTGCCCAGCGGCGCGAGATCGTCATCACGTTCAAGGACTCGCCGCACGTGCCCGACGGGCTCACCGGCGTGCAGCGTCCCGACCGGCTCCGGATCTGGATCGCGCCGGACAAGATGGACCTCGAGCTCAACGTCAACGGCCCGGGCGACCCCTACACGATCGACCACACCGTGCTCGAGACCACGTTCAACCCCGGCCGGCTCAGCGCGTACGGCGAGGTCCTGGCCGGCGTGCTCGAAGGCGACGCCACGCTCTCGGTCCGCGGGGACAGCGCCGTGCAGGGCTGGAAGGTCGTCGAGCCGTTCCTGACCGCGTGGAAGGCCGGCAAGGTCGACCTGGACGACTACGCCGCCGGGTCCGAGGGGCCCGACGGCTGGGACAACATCGACTGCTGA
- a CDS encoding MMPL family transporter → MAGLLYRLGRFSARRHWLVIITWIVLMGIAGGTYALFAGTISSSITIPGTKTSQVQDELADKFPSANGGTGTLVFTTKDGKAFSDAQKTGVADFLEDVEQLKGVKGATSGFDTQKQLDDQRQKLVDGKQQITDGRSQLSQQQSTIDSGLQQITQAQQQLDAQKQQTSALTGAAAEAAQQQLTAAQSELDAKKAQLTEGQAKLDAAKDKLDANATELTQGTKLLDLSKDIRFVSKNDSTVIGTVQFTKSTYEVPASTKTAISDKADDAKIDGVEVYVSNDIAQGVPSILGPGEIGGVIIAAIVLFLMLRTVIGAAVPLVSAVLGVGVASLAALSFSSLVEFISVTPVLGVMLGLAVGIDYSLFILNRHRTQLKQGMPVHESIGLANGTSGNAVVFAGATVIVALLALNITGIPFLGLMGTVGAVAVFFAICIATSFTPALLSLIGMRILRRKERERIGNTGSTRVPNKPMSTWRAVITLVAGVAVLGTIALPATQMRLGLPSGSSEAVDSSQYKAYKALDKEFGAGQNGPLLVVATLPKAVSADDVTATEVTIGQAIAKNDDVDAVLPIGASKSREVIAFQVKPNGGPDSVSTENLVKDLRTQDVSVDDGTVSLGVAGNASANIDVSEKLSNVLPLYLAVVVGLSLIILIIVFRSFLVPITATAGFILSVLASFGGLTAIYQFGWLGSVFGVHDPAPILSFLPIIEIGILFGLAMDYQLFLVSGMREAYAHGANAKVAVQRGLHAGRAVVTAAAIIMISVFAGFIFSDSSTIKPIGFGLAFGVLVDAFVVRMLLIPAAMHLLGESAWWFPKWLDRIVPDVDVEGAKLERSHPGDRHEMPRESTHTGTHVLPVAPDAATHDSGHPPAHRA, encoded by the coding sequence ATGGCCGGTCTGCTCTACCGCCTCGGACGATTCTCCGCACGGCGGCACTGGCTCGTGATCATCACGTGGATCGTGTTGATGGGCATCGCGGGCGGCACGTACGCCCTGTTCGCCGGGACCATCTCCTCGTCGATCACCATCCCGGGCACCAAGACCAGCCAGGTCCAGGACGAGCTCGCGGACAAGTTCCCGAGCGCGAACGGCGGCACCGGCACGCTCGTGTTCACCACGAAGGACGGCAAGGCGTTCTCGGACGCGCAGAAGACCGGCGTCGCGGACTTCCTCGAGGACGTCGAACAGCTCAAGGGCGTCAAGGGCGCCACGAGCGGGTTCGACACCCAGAAGCAGCTCGACGACCAGCGCCAGAAGCTCGTCGACGGCAAGCAGCAGATCACCGACGGCCGTTCCCAGCTGTCGCAGCAGCAGTCCACCATCGACTCCGGTCTCCAGCAGATCACGCAGGCACAGCAGCAGCTGGACGCGCAGAAGCAGCAGACGTCTGCGCTGACCGGCGCCGCGGCCGAGGCGGCCCAGCAGCAGCTCACGGCTGCGCAGTCCGAGCTCGACGCGAAGAAGGCGCAACTGACCGAGGGGCAGGCGAAGCTCGACGCGGCGAAGGACAAGCTCGACGCCAACGCGACCGAGCTCACGCAGGGCACGAAGCTGCTGGACCTGTCGAAGGACATCCGCTTCGTGTCGAAGAACGACAGCACGGTGATCGGGACGGTCCAGTTCACGAAGTCGACCTACGAGGTGCCGGCGTCCACGAAGACCGCGATCTCGGACAAGGCGGACGACGCGAAGATCGACGGCGTCGAGGTGTACGTGTCGAACGACATCGCCCAGGGCGTGCCGTCGATCCTCGGACCCGGCGAGATCGGCGGCGTGATCATCGCGGCGATCGTGCTGTTCCTGATGCTCCGCACGGTGATCGGCGCCGCGGTCCCGCTCGTGTCGGCTGTGCTCGGCGTCGGCGTCGCGTCACTCGCCGCGCTCTCCTTCTCGAGCCTGGTCGAGTTCATCTCGGTCACGCCGGTGCTGGGGGTGATGCTGGGCCTGGCGGTCGGCATCGACTACTCGCTCTTCATCCTGAACCGCCACCGCACCCAGCTCAAGCAGGGCATGCCGGTGCACGAGTCCATCGGCCTGGCGAACGGCACCTCGGGCAACGCCGTGGTGTTCGCGGGCGCCACGGTCATCGTCGCGCTGCTCGCGCTCAACATCACCGGCATCCCGTTCCTCGGCCTCATGGGCACGGTCGGCGCGGTCGCGGTGTTCTTCGCGATCTGCATCGCCACGTCGTTCACCCCGGCGCTGCTGTCGCTCATCGGCATGCGGATCCTGCGGCGCAAGGAGCGGGAGCGCATCGGCAACACGGGCTCGACCCGCGTGCCGAACAAGCCGATGTCGACCTGGCGCGCGGTCATCACGCTCGTCGCGGGCGTCGCGGTGCTCGGCACGATCGCCCTCCCGGCAACGCAGATGCGCCTCGGCCTGCCGAGCGGCTCGTCCGAAGCCGTCGACTCCAGCCAGTACAAGGCGTACAAGGCGCTCGACAAGGAGTTCGGCGCCGGCCAGAACGGTCCGCTGCTGGTCGTGGCGACCCTGCCGAAGGCGGTCAGCGCGGACGACGTCACCGCGACCGAGGTCACCATCGGGCAGGCGATCGCGAAGAACGACGACGTCGATGCGGTGCTGCCGATCGGCGCCTCGAAGTCACGCGAGGTCATCGCCTTCCAGGTGAAGCCGAACGGCGGCCCGGACAGCGTCTCGACCGAGAACCTGGTCAAGGACCTGCGCACGCAGGACGTGAGCGTGGACGACGGCACGGTCTCGCTCGGGGTCGCGGGCAACGCGTCGGCGAACATCGACGTGTCCGAGAAGCTGTCGAACGTGCTGCCGCTCTACCTGGCGGTCGTGGTCGGGCTGTCCCTGATCATCCTCATCATCGTGTTCCGGTCGTTCCTCGTGCCGATCACGGCCACGGCGGGCTTCATCCTGTCGGTGCTGGCGTCGTTCGGTGGCCTGACCGCGATCTACCAGTTCGGCTGGCTCGGCAGCGTGTTCGGGGTGCACGACCCCGCGCCGATCCTGAGCTTCCTGCCCATCATCGAGATCGGCATCCTGTTCGGGCTCGCGATGGACTACCAGCTGTTCCTGGTGTCGGGCATGCGTGAGGCCTACGCCCACGGCGCGAACGCGAAGGTGGCCGTCCAGCGCGGTCTGCACGCGGGTCGCGCGGTGGTCACGGCAGCGGCGATCATCATGATCTCGGTGTTCGCGGGCTTCATCTTCTCGGACTCCTCCACGATCAAGCCGATCGGCTTCGGCCTGGCGTTCGGTGTGCTCGTCGACGCGTTCGTCGTGCGCATGCTGCTCATCCCGGCGGCGATGCACCTGCTCGGCGAGAGCGCCTGGTGGTTCCCGAAGTGGCTCGACCGCATCGTGCCGGACGTCGACGTCGAGGGCGCCAAGCTCGAGCGCTCCCACCCCGGAGACCGCCACGAGATGCCGCGCGAGTCGACGCACACGGGGACGCACGTCCTGCCGGTCGCGCCGGACGCCGCGACGCACGACTCGGGGCACCCGCCAGCGCACCGCGCGTAG